One window of the Flavobacteriales bacterium genome contains the following:
- the raiA gene encoding ribosome-associated translation inhibitor RaiA has translation MKVKIQSIHFDADEKLINFIESKIDKLNTYSNSIIDSEVFLRLDKSSSAENKIAEIKLLVPGNDLFAKRQCKSFEEATDLAVEALRRQLKKQKEKTMP, from the coding sequence ATGAAGGTTAAGATTCAATCAATCCATTTCGATGCTGACGAGAAACTGATCAACTTCATTGAGAGTAAGATCGACAAGTTGAATACCTACAGTAACTCAATAATAGATAGCGAGGTATTTCTTCGATTGGATAAAAGTAGTTCAGCAGAGAACAAGATAGCAGAGATAAAGTTGCTGGTTCCAGGCAACGATCTGTTCGCCAAACGTCAGTGCAAATCGTTTGAAGAAGCGACTGATTTGGCGGTAGAAGCGCTTAGGAGACAATTGAAAAAGCAAAAAGAAAAGACGATGCCTTAA
- a CDS encoding tyrosine-type recombinase/integrase, with translation MRHIVQDFLNYIQKEKRFSVHTVTAYSKDLDQFIHHVTENLEVANIEEVDHHDIRSWIISILEDDKLQPSSVNRKISCLRSFYKYLIRNELVAKNPMAKINSLKTKKKLPLFLEQVQMERLLDDLDFGDGFAGTRDKLIIELLYCTGMRRAELISLQVANVNESKQELKVRGKRNKERIIPLSPQTISMISEYSQMTTHQFGNLSAPECLLLDDNGKMMSDGFVYRKVNKYLRLVTTIGKKSPHILRHTFATHMLNNGADLNAIKELLGHASLSATQVYTHNTIEKLTQIYKQAHPRA, from the coding sequence ATGCGCCATATCGTACAGGATTTCTTGAATTATATCCAAAAGGAAAAGCGATTCTCTGTTCACACGGTCACGGCATATTCCAAAGACCTCGACCAATTCATTCACCACGTTACCGAAAATCTTGAGGTAGCAAATATTGAAGAGGTCGATCATCATGACATCCGTTCATGGATCATTTCAATCCTCGAAGACGATAAACTTCAACCAAGTTCCGTAAACCGGAAGATCTCGTGCCTCCGATCATTCTATAAATATCTCATCCGAAACGAATTGGTGGCCAAAAATCCGATGGCTAAGATCAATTCGCTTAAAACCAAGAAAAAACTTCCGCTTTTTCTTGAACAGGTTCAAATGGAGCGTTTACTTGACGATCTCGATTTCGGAGATGGTTTTGCCGGAACAAGAGATAAGTTGATCATTGAATTGCTTTACTGCACAGGTATGAGACGCGCAGAGCTGATCAGTCTTCAGGTGGCAAATGTTAACGAATCAAAACAAGAGTTAAAAGTTCGTGGTAAAAGGAATAAGGAACGGATCATTCCGTTATCCCCTCAAACGATAAGCATGATCAGTGAATACAGTCAAATGACAACTCATCAATTTGGCAACCTAAGCGCACCCGAATGTTTGCTCTTGGACGATAATGGAAAGATGATGTCAGATGGATTTGTTTATCGGAAAGTGAATAAGTATCTTCGATTAGTAACAACCATTGGGAAAAAGAGTCCACATATTCTTAGGCACACGTTTGCAACACATATGCTCAATAATGGCGCTGATCTTAATGCCATTAAAGAGTTGTTGGGTCACGCCAGTCTATCTGCCACTCAGGTCTACACCCATAATACCATAGAGAAATTAACACAGATATATAAACAAGCTCATCCAAGGGCATAA
- the rpsU gene encoding 30S ribosomal protein S21, whose amino-acid sequence MLIIPVKEGESIERSLKKFKRKFEKTGAMRDLRNRKQYVKPSVERRKEIKKAVYVQGLRIEDES is encoded by the coding sequence ATGTTGATCATCCCAGTAAAAGAAGGCGAAAGCATTGAAAGAAGTCTGAAGAAATTCAAACGTAAGTTTGAAAAAACCGGAGCAATGCGTGATCTGCGAAACAGAAAGCAATACGTAAAGCCATCTGTTGAGCGAAGAAAAGAAATTAAGAAAGCAGTTTACGTTCAAGGACTACGTATAGAAGACGAATCTTAG
- a CDS encoding acyl-CoA dehydrogenase family protein produces the protein MDFSQNENQKMIADMCRDFAEKNIRPKMMEWDESQEFPVPLFKQMGELGLMGMLVPQEYGGAGLSYLEYVTALTEIGSVCGSIALSMAAHNSLCTGHILAHANEEQKKRWLPKLATAEWIGAWGLTEHNTGSDSGGMNTTAVKDGEYWVINGAKNFITHAISGDIAVVMTRTGAKGDSHGMTAFAIEKGTPGFTSGKKENKLGMRASETAELIFQDCRVHESNMIGKEGDGFIQAMKVLDGGRISIAALSLGIAKGATKAATKYAKEREQFGKPIAEFQGIAFKLADMHTEYEAAELLTLQAADMKNRGLNVTVKSAMAKYYASEVCVRSSTEAVQIFGGYGFTKDFPAEKYYRDSKLCTIGEGTSEIQKVVIAKNLIKG, from the coding sequence ATGGATTTTTCACAGAACGAGAACCAGAAGATGATCGCAGACATGTGTCGCGATTTTGCAGAGAAGAACATCCGCCCAAAAATGATGGAGTGGGATGAAAGCCAGGAATTCCCTGTGCCGCTTTTCAAGCAAATGGGCGAATTGGGATTGATGGGAATGCTCGTTCCGCAAGAATACGGTGGTGCCGGCCTATCCTATTTGGAATACGTCACCGCATTGACCGAGATCGGAAGCGTTTGCGGAAGCATCGCACTTTCCATGGCTGCGCACAATTCCTTGTGCACAGGGCACATTCTTGCTCACGCCAATGAAGAACAGAAAAAGCGCTGGTTGCCAAAACTTGCCACTGCCGAATGGATCGGTGCATGGGGATTGACAGAGCACAACACTGGTTCCGATTCGGGAGGGATGAACACCACAGCTGTCAAAGACGGAGAATATTGGGTCATCAATGGAGCGAAGAACTTCATCACACATGCCATATCTGGCGATATTGCTGTTGTAATGACCAGAACAGGCGCAAAAGGCGATTCTCATGGGATGACCGCTTTTGCTATTGAGAAAGGAACGCCAGGTTTTACTTCTGGTAAGAAAGAGAACAAGCTTGGAATGCGTGCTTCCGAAACCGCTGAGCTCATTTTCCAAGATTGCCGAGTGCACGAAAGCAACATGATCGGTAAAGAAGGAGATGGATTCATTCAGGCAATGAAAGTGTTGGATGGTGGTCGCATCTCTATTGCAGCGCTTTCCCTTGGTATTGCCAAAGGAGCAACCAAAGCAGCTACCAAATACGCCAAAGAGCGCGAGCAATTTGGAAAGCCAATTGCCGAATTTCAAGGCATTGCATTCAAATTGGCCGATATGCACACCGAATATGAAGCCGCTGAATTGCTAACGCTTCAAGCTGCAGATATGAAAAACCGCGGATTGAACGTTACCGTAAAATCGGCCATGGCCAAGTATTACGCGTCCGAAGTTTGCGTGCGTTCAAGTACAGAAGCAGTGCAGATATTCGGTGGATACGGGTTCACAAAAGATTTTCCTGCCGAGAAATACTACCGCGATAGCAAACTGTGCACCATTGGCGAAGGCACGTCTGAGATTCAGAAAGTGGTCATTGCCAAGAATCTCATCAAAGGATAA
- a CDS encoding adenine phosphoribosyltransferase, producing MLQSRVKQAIRDVPDFPKPGILFKDITPILLDHTLCLDIAESLAAHVKSWKVDAIVGVESRGFFFGMMMAQALKIPFIPVRKAGKLPYQTVSHQYELEYGTATVEMHTDVIQPGWNVLIHDDLLATGGTACAAAELIQKQKGKVAGFAFLVALDFLNGKDALDNYSENFVSLISY from the coding sequence ATGCTGCAATCCCGAGTAAAGCAAGCCATCCGAGATGTCCCTGATTTTCCCAAACCGGGAATACTCTTCAAAGACATCACGCCCATATTGCTCGATCACACTCTGTGTCTCGATATTGCCGAATCCTTGGCCGCTCATGTAAAGTCTTGGAAAGTGGATGCAATTGTTGGGGTTGAAAGCCGCGGTTTCTTTTTTGGAATGATGATGGCTCAAGCGCTCAAAATTCCATTCATCCCGGTCCGAAAAGCAGGGAAACTGCCGTACCAAACAGTCTCGCATCAATACGAATTGGAGTACGGTACAGCCACGGTAGAAATGCACACCGATGTCATTCAGCCCGGTTGGAACGTATTGATTCATGACGACCTGTTGGCCACAGGCGGAACTGCCTGTGCAGCCGCAGAACTAATTCAAAAACAAAAAGGCAAGGTGGCAGGGTTTGCCTTCCTTGTAGCACTCGATTTTTTAAACGGCAAAGACGCTTTGGATAACTATTCAGAGAACTTTGTCAGCTTGATCAGTTATTGA
- a CDS encoding helix-hairpin-helix domain-containing protein, protein MLPRWFKEYLTFHRSERNAIIVLVLLLLGLIAFNMYQRFFWKGDWQEIQLKYGPSILQFQIQTDSIVEQNETPQPWLPEKKELFKFDPNTLDSAGWVALGFSPKQSASIIKYRNAGACFKKPEDIKKLFVVDDERYQELAPFINIEAIPEKEFKREFENRPKWEKPKFEPVVVELNTADTNELIKLRGIGSSYAKRIVKYRELLGGYITKEQLLEVYGMDTARFNPISAFVTVDTTIRERINVNTADVKQLLKHPYINLNQAKAIVNYREQHGAFRSISDLENIHLLKGEPYRKIAAYITLP, encoded by the coding sequence ATGTTACCCCGTTGGTTCAAGGAATATCTAACGTTTCATCGCTCAGAGCGCAATGCAATTATTGTGCTGGTGCTGCTGTTGCTAGGCCTGATAGCCTTCAACATGTATCAGCGGTTTTTTTGGAAAGGCGATTGGCAGGAAATACAATTGAAGTACGGGCCTTCAATCCTTCAGTTTCAAATTCAGACGGATTCAATCGTAGAGCAGAACGAAACACCGCAACCTTGGCTTCCAGAAAAGAAGGAACTTTTCAAATTCGACCCGAACACACTTGACAGTGCCGGTTGGGTGGCTTTGGGCTTCAGCCCAAAACAATCAGCTTCCATCATCAAGTATCGAAACGCAGGAGCCTGCTTCAAAAAACCAGAAGACATCAAGAAACTGTTTGTGGTTGACGATGAACGATACCAGGAACTTGCACCATTCATCAATATTGAAGCAATTCCTGAAAAGGAATTTAAAAGAGAGTTTGAAAACCGACCAAAGTGGGAGAAGCCCAAATTCGAACCTGTTGTTGTTGAACTGAATACTGCCGACACCAACGAATTGATCAAACTTCGCGGCATCGGAAGTTCCTATGCTAAACGGATTGTCAAATACCGCGAGCTACTTGGTGGCTACATCACAAAAGAACAATTGCTGGAAGTTTACGGAATGGATACCGCTAGATTCAATCCGATTTCAGCTTTCGTAACAGTTGACACCACAATACGAGAACGCATAAATGTGAACACTGCAGATGTAAAGCAACTATTGAAACATCCCTACATTAACCTTAATCAGGCCAAGGCGATTGTAAACTATAGAGAACAGCATGGTGCTTTTAGGAGCATTTCCGACCTAGAAAACATCCATTTGCTAAAAGGAGAACCTTATCGTAAAATTGCAGCTTATATCACGCTGCCCTAA
- a CDS encoding alanine:cation symporter family protein: MKQLLALFTATLMPMFTFAQEAMGLDQKIDHYFGQATGWFVGLIFYQIPFTEDIKVFWVLFPLILGALYFTVIFKFPGLRLFGIAINTVRGKYEHVEEMPSDLNIVDGNEPDTIRIEGADGEVNHFQALTAALSATVGLGNIAGVAVAIAIGGPGATFWMIFAGLLGMSSKFVECTLGVRFREIDANGRVYGGPMYYLSKGLSAKNMTGLGKALAVIFAIMCVGGSFGGGNMFQANQAAEIFLTSAGIQSAYGGTVFGIILSLLVGVVILGGIQRIASVTEKIVPFMAVIYVGAALIIIFMNAEHIPAAFAAIFNGAFTGAGIAGGAIGVLIQGFRRAAFSNEAGIGSAAIAHSAVKTKHAASEGIVALLEPFIDTVVICTMTALVIVIYNVEGLFAYGDAGGNAVIEGVGTLSGVGLTNHIFESAIPHFSIVLTIAVVLFAFSTMISWSYYGMQSWTFLFGKSHRNEVIYKVLFCLFVVVGAASKMGSVLDFSDAMIFAMMVPNMIGLFILTPYVKEELARYLEAIKGK; encoded by the coding sequence ATGAAGCAGCTTTTAGCACTATTCACAGCCACTCTAATGCCTATGTTCACCTTTGCCCAAGAAGCAATGGGATTGGATCAGAAGATCGATCACTATTTCGGTCAGGCAACAGGCTGGTTTGTTGGGCTCATATTCTATCAGATTCCATTCACAGAAGACATTAAGGTTTTTTGGGTGCTATTTCCCCTCATTTTGGGAGCCCTATATTTTACGGTCATTTTCAAGTTTCCAGGGCTGCGCCTTTTCGGGATAGCAATAAACACCGTTCGTGGAAAATACGAGCATGTAGAGGAAATGCCTTCGGACCTGAACATTGTCGATGGTAACGAACCTGACACGATTCGTATCGAAGGTGCCGATGGCGAGGTCAATCACTTTCAGGCACTTACTGCAGCATTATCTGCCACTGTCGGATTGGGCAATATTGCAGGTGTAGCAGTGGCCATTGCCATTGGCGGGCCAGGAGCCACGTTTTGGATGATCTTTGCCGGACTGCTCGGAATGTCTTCCAAGTTTGTGGAGTGTACCTTGGGTGTTCGCTTCCGAGAGATAGATGCCAATGGACGCGTCTATGGCGGCCCAATGTATTACCTTTCTAAAGGCCTTTCCGCTAAGAACATGACAGGTCTCGGAAAAGCCTTAGCCGTGATATTTGCCATCATGTGCGTGGGTGGTTCGTTCGGAGGAGGAAACATGTTCCAAGCCAATCAAGCAGCAGAGATTTTCCTCACTTCAGCAGGAATTCAATCTGCTTACGGTGGCACCGTTTTCGGAATTATCCTTTCGCTCCTAGTTGGCGTGGTCATTCTTGGTGGAATTCAACGAATAGCATCTGTTACTGAGAAGATCGTTCCTTTCATGGCAGTCATTTACGTGGGTGCTGCGCTCATCATCATTTTCATGAATGCCGAGCATATCCCAGCAGCCTTTGCCGCCATTTTTAACGGAGCATTCACAGGTGCAGGCATCGCAGGCGGAGCTATTGGTGTACTCATTCAAGGCTTCCGTAGAGCAGCGTTTTCAAACGAGGCAGGAATCGGGTCTGCAGCCATCGCTCACTCCGCGGTCAAAACAAAACATGCAGCCTCCGAAGGAATCGTTGCACTCCTCGAACCATTCATCGATACCGTGGTCATCTGCACCATGACTGCCCTCGTTATCGTTATTTATAACGTAGAAGGTCTTTTTGCCTATGGCGATGCAGGAGGCAATGCCGTTATCGAAGGCGTAGGAACACTTTCAGGTGTCGGTCTCACAAATCACATCTTCGAAAGTGCCATACCGCATTTCTCCATCGTTCTTACCATAGCAGTTGTGCTCTTCGCCTTCTCTACCATGATCTCTTGGTCCTATTACGGAATGCAATCATGGACCTTCCTCTTCGGAAAGTCGCACCGAAACGAGGTCATCTATAAAGTGCTCTTCTGTCTGTTCGTAGTGGTCGGTGCCGCATCCAAAATGGGCTCCGTACTCGATTTTTCCGATGCCATGATCTTTGCCATGATGGTACCTAACATGATCGGACTCTTCATCCTCACACCTTACGTAAAGGAAGAACTCGCCAGATACTTGGAGGCGATAAAAGGAAAGTGA
- a CDS encoding DUF420 domain-containing protein gives MNDKKVFQLIMALSVVVFGVVVVLYSLPKQDFIPEWAKYLPLLNATINGACSVLLITSLMAIKNKKIALHKSLNITTFVLSSLFLVSYIIFHSFGVETKFPIDNPIRPLYLFILLTHILLAAIVLPMVLVSFYLGLTGKVERHRKVSKFTFPVWLYVTVTGVVVYLMISPYYEF, from the coding sequence ATGAACGACAAGAAGGTTTTTCAACTGATAATGGCACTCTCAGTAGTGGTTTTTGGTGTCGTAGTAGTGCTCTACTCATTACCAAAGCAGGATTTTATTCCCGAATGGGCCAAATATCTTCCCTTGTTGAATGCAACAATAAATGGTGCGTGTTCTGTACTGTTGATCACATCACTCATGGCCATTAAGAACAAGAAAATAGCCTTGCACAAGAGTCTCAACATTACCACGTTTGTGCTGTCCAGCCTGTTTTTGGTGTCATATATCATCTTTCATTCTTTCGGTGTTGAAACCAAATTCCCCATTGATAATCCAATTCGACCGCTTTATCTGTTCATACTTTTAACGCACATCTTGCTGGCTGCAATTGTGCTCCCAATGGTGTTGGTTTCCTTCTATTTGGGCCTCACCGGAAAAGTAGAGCGTCACCGAAAAGTATCTAAATTCACGTTCCCAGTTTGGCTGTATGTAACAGTAACTGGGGTGGTGGTTTATCTGATGATTTCGCCTTACTACGAGTTTTAA
- a CDS encoding SCO family protein codes for MKGETGAKKYIILFAILFLPTILYLFFVKGEHNFAHLPFITYTNVDGETVQRSAPKFSFIDQEGDTITNKDVEGKIYLVDFFFTSCPTICPIMTANLMKINDRFAHYDEFLILSHTVDPKHDTPAILKQYADDRKINSQDWHFLTGEKDSLYAVAYDYLSSAMEDSLAKGGFLHTEYFILVDKEGHLRSREDDNGNIIGVYDGTDAHQMRDLIDDIKVLIAEYNLELKKNKKPEAAE; via the coding sequence ATGAAAGGTGAAACAGGTGCCAAAAAGTACATCATACTTTTTGCGATACTTTTTCTTCCTACCATTTTATACTTATTCTTTGTGAAAGGTGAGCACAATTTTGCTCACCTTCCTTTTATAACGTATACCAATGTCGATGGAGAAACCGTACAGCGTTCTGCTCCAAAATTCTCATTCATCGATCAAGAAGGAGATACAATTACCAATAAAGATGTTGAAGGAAAGATCTACTTGGTAGATTTCTTTTTCACTTCATGTCCTACCATTTGTCCGATCATGACGGCCAATCTCATGAAGATCAATGATCGGTTTGCGCACTACGATGAGTTTTTGATCTTATCGCATACGGTAGACCCAAAGCATGATACGCCAGCTATTCTAAAGCAATACGCGGACGATCGAAAAATAAACAGTCAGGATTGGCACTTTCTTACGGGAGAAAAAGATTCATTGTATGCTGTAGCCTACGATTACCTCTCTAGCGCAATGGAAGACAGCTTAGCCAAAGGCGGATTTCTACACACCGAATATTTCATTCTGGTAGATAAGGAAGGACATCTTCGCTCGCGGGAAGATGACAACGGGAACATCATCGGAGTTTACGATGGAACGGACGCACATCAAATGCGCGACCTGATCGATGACATCAAGGTCTTGATTGCAGAGTACAACCTAGAGCTTAAGAAGAACAAGAAACCGGAAGCAGCTGAATAA
- a CDS encoding cytochrome C oxidase subunit IV family protein yields the protein MDARDDIYEYSLDTHHSEEEGKKMRKKFMMVLALLSIVTIIEVAMGMMWSRDESMTAILKYTFITLTLVKAGYIVMIFMHLGDEKKSFQAVVLLPYFVLIGYLIFIGLTEGVYNGGVRPVLENYFGF from the coding sequence ATGGACGCAAGAGACGACATTTACGAATACAGCCTAGACACTCACCACAGCGAGGAGGAAGGCAAGAAAATGCGCAAAAAATTCATGATGGTACTGGCATTGTTGTCAATAGTAACCATCATTGAAGTAGCAATGGGAATGATGTGGTCGAGAGATGAATCGATGACCGCTATTCTTAAATACACATTCATTACGCTGACCTTGGTGAAGGCCGGCTACATTGTGATGATCTTCATGCACTTGGGAGACGAAAAGAAAAGTTTCCAAGCAGTAGTGTTGCTTCCATACTTCGTTCTAATCGGATATCTCATCTTTATTGGCCTAACGGAAGGAGTTTACAACGGAGGAGTTCGTCCAGTACTCGAAAACTATTTCGGCTTTTGA
- a CDS encoding cytochrome c oxidase subunit 3 has protein sequence MSGHVSQTAAPSHSDHSASPWGGGTSPYKISYGKMMMWFFLISDAFTFSGLLTAYGYMRHKYDDIWPTAGDVFTHFPMYDGHIELAYVAFMTFVLIASSVTMVLAVEAGHRMKKKSVQFWMVLTIVGGLVFVGSQAWEWYHFIHGTEHGAYLLEDGVTVMRYKIDPHTHVMAEGVFVVPDNGHVGFKEVSGKEAEGMLATATHIHGANLRHNEYGIPLFADFFFFITGFHGFHVFSGVVINFIIFLMVVDGKFEKTGHYEMVEKSGLYWHFVDLVWVFVFTFFYLL, from the coding sequence ATGTCAGGACACGTTAGTCAAACAGCCGCTCCATCGCACAGCGATCACAGCGCATCTCCGTGGGGCGGAGGAACCTCACCTTACAAGATCAGCTACGGAAAAATGATGATGTGGTTCTTCCTCATCTCCGATGCTTTCACCTTTTCAGGACTACTTACAGCGTATGGTTACATGCGCCACAAGTACGATGACATTTGGCCAACAGCTGGCGATGTGTTCACACACTTTCCAATGTACGATGGACATATTGAGTTGGCATATGTGGCTTTCATGACATTTGTGCTGATCGCGTCTTCTGTTACAATGGTATTGGCTGTAGAGGCCGGACACAGAATGAAGAAGAAATCAGTTCAATTCTGGATGGTGCTGACCATCGTTGGCGGTCTGGTTTTCGTTGGTTCGCAAGCTTGGGAATGGTATCACTTCATTCATGGAACGGAGCACGGAGCCTATTTGTTGGAAGATGGCGTTACGGTTATGCGCTACAAGATTGACCCACATACACACGTAATGGCAGAAGGTGTTTTTGTTGTTCCTGATAACGGACATGTTGGTTTTAAAGAAGTTTCTGGGAAAGAAGCCGAAGGAATGCTTGCTACAGCTACTCATATTCATGGAGCAAATTTGAGACACAATGAATATGGCATACCGTTGTTTGCCGATTTCTTCTTCTTCATTACAGGTTTCCACGGTTTCCACGTATTCTCGGGTGTGGTCATCAATTTCATCATCTTCCTAATGGTGGTAGATGGCAAATTTGAAAAGACCGGCCACTACGAAATGGTTGAGAAGTCTGGATTGTACTGGCACTTTGTAGACCTTGTATGGGTCTTCGTTTTCACATTCTTTTACCTACTCTGA
- a CDS encoding cytochrome c oxidase subunit 3, protein METNSNQEPGANRAKRMLVWLGVASIAMFFAAFTSAYIVLQADHFWVQDKLPQMFTYSTLLLVVSSITIFLAKQSIVAGNVSGLKLWLALTFILGLGFTGTQYLGWSELRSEGKFFLGNLGNLQGEYGQDYIILMKGEPVLYDQGNFYKPGDISYSEPINERINETFNVSASFLYILSGLHIVHLLGGIIWLIILLMKAFSGKITQQNVLPLELGSIYWHFLDILWVYLFLFLLLIR, encoded by the coding sequence ATGGAAACAAATTCAAACCAAGAGCCAGGAGCAAATAGAGCCAAACGTATGTTGGTTTGGTTGGGCGTGGCAAGCATTGCCATGTTCTTTGCCGCTTTCACTAGCGCATATATTGTGCTTCAGGCAGATCATTTCTGGGTTCAGGACAAGTTGCCACAGATGTTCACTTACAGCACGCTTCTTCTTGTTGTTAGTAGTATCACCATTTTTCTTGCAAAGCAAAGTATTGTTGCAGGAAACGTTTCAGGCTTGAAGCTTTGGTTGGCGCTCACTTTTATTTTGGGACTTGGGTTCACTGGAACTCAATACTTGGGTTGGAGCGAACTTCGATCTGAAGGGAAGTTTTTTCTCGGTAACCTAGGCAACCTGCAAGGCGAGTATGGCCAAGACTACATCATTTTGATGAAAGGAGAGCCGGTGCTTTACGATCAAGGAAATTTCTACAAACCAGGCGACATTTCCTATTCCGAACCTATTAATGAACGCATCAATGAGACCTTTAACGTCAGTGCATCATTCCTTTATATCCTTTCGGGACTTCATATAGTTCACCTTTTGGGAGGAATTATCTGGTTGATCATCTTATTAATGAAGGCGTTTTCGGGAAAAATTACGCAGCAAAATGTGCTTCCACTAGAACTAGGATCAATCTATTGGCATTTTCTTGATATCCTGTGGGTTTACCTCTTCTTGTTTTTACTATTAATTCGTTAA
- the cyoE gene encoding heme o synthase, with amino-acid sequence MGKIKDYSEFLKLRLASLVVLSSVICYGLAADEFNLSIMAALIVGGTLLTGASNGFNEIIERDLDALMDRTKNRPLPTSKMSVTEALILASLLGSLGIGILGYLINPMCGILGFLALILYVVVYTPMKRKTPFAVFVGAFPGSIPPMLGCVAATDGFGKITLISLLMFAVQFIWQFPHFWAIAWRVNDDYLKAGFKMLPSAGGRDKGTAFQILVYTIGLVPVSLLPVFFGFTGLVSGAVAIVAGVIFTIQAFNLYRSLSADDAKKLMFGSFVYLPVVQLAYLIDKI; translated from the coding sequence ATGGGAAAGATCAAAGATTATTCGGAGTTTCTCAAGCTCCGATTGGCTTCACTGGTAGTACTGTCTTCCGTAATATGCTATGGATTGGCTGCCGATGAGTTCAATTTGAGCATCATGGCCGCGCTGATTGTTGGAGGAACACTCCTAACAGGAGCGTCAAACGGCTTCAATGAGATCATAGAACGCGATTTGGACGCCTTGATGGATCGGACCAAAAACCGTCCGCTTCCAACCTCAAAAATGAGCGTTACTGAAGCATTGATCCTTGCATCGCTCTTGGGCTCTCTGGGTATTGGCATTCTTGGCTATCTTATCAATCCGATGTGCGGAATTCTTGGGTTTCTTGCTTTGATCCTCTACGTAGTAGTTTATACGCCAATGAAACGGAAAACACCATTTGCCGTGTTTGTAGGTGCTTTTCCGGGTTCTATCCCGCCCATGTTAGGCTGCGTTGCTGCCACAGATGGATTCGGAAAAATAACATTGATATCGCTGCTTATGTTTGCTGTTCAGTTCATTTGGCAGTTCCCACATTTTTGGGCCATTGCTTGGCGGGTGAATGATGATTATCTGAAAGCAGGTTTTAAGATGTTGCCTTCTGCCGGTGGAAGAGATAAGGGAACAGCATTTCAGATTTTGGTTTACACTATCGGCCTCGTCCCAGTAAGTTTGCTTCCTGTGTTTTTCGGGTTCACTGGACTCGTTTCAGGTGCGGTTGCCATCGTAGCTGGGGTCATTTTTACCATCCAAGCGTTCAATCTATACCGATCGTTATCGGCTGATGATGCCAAGAAACTGATGTTCGGTTCGTTCGTTTATTTACCTGTTGTTCAGCTTGCATACCTTATTGATAAGATCTGA